In one Magallana gigas chromosome 9, xbMagGiga1.1, whole genome shotgun sequence genomic region, the following are encoded:
- the LOC105348903 gene encoding uncharacterized protein — MNTPVSNRLNRINPMNVLNSSAVTHPFKSCNALRINAVDNLNEQRVIFNNIDVPTTSQDMVIEDKNELDMTAEQTSYPVSFEPVQEPEVVIEVKDEPNVEIKDEPDLTNSSAVNFKAPIVSCPFNFESVLKPDVDIEVKVEPHIKIKDEPDITSTSDTIFQEHSCPVHLNLVSEPDMVTGYHEKPGLSYSVDANFAAQSFPYLLDLVKKPHVVIKVKDEPDLVMKDKPDLVSKDKPELVIKDEPDLVIKDEPDMIFSSDANFEAPSSSDPVKVEPIQEPEIKDKPDRTGSSGNTNFVAQNYPVLTEPVQMPDSASQALEKPTQSVILKMGPQHFGAGKEKIVLGPGDFGPTETKESRLMREKKRMEEIGSCFYKCGICNEEFSNAMELQIHVQLHNGYENELIICNYCDKVFTGKTGTFSHLRHVHGIALDYAKSTKSELLLPWVQTNRESFSTLSVHRVKKLDCSVCGTKFTSLEIYKLDETVSNETSEEKEKTHKEHLCGKCQKDHFQNLNTRRRDGKKQYECAQCRRFFFKPLYEDHVRSLHGLLKLFKCNVCGMRSVSRPSLLAHKRSHKKRGTLN, encoded by the exons ATGAATACTCCAGTGTCAAATCGTCTGAACAGGATAAATCCAATGAATGTGTTGAACTCCAGTGCAGTGACACATCCATTCAAGTCATGCAATGCTCTACGTATCAATGCAGTTGACAATTTGAATGAACAAAGGGTGATTTTTAACAACATAGATGTTCCTACAACTTCACAAGATATGGTTATTGAGGATAAAAATGAACTTGACATGACTGCAGAACAGACAAGTTACCCTGTCTCATTTGAACCAGTTCAAGAACCGGAGGTTGTTATTGAGGTTAAAGATGAACCAAATGTAGAGATAAAAGATGAACCGGACTTGACCAATTCATCAGCAGTTAATTTCAAAGCACCTATAGTTAGTTGTCCTTTTAATTTTGAATCAGTTCTAAAACCAGATGTGGATATTGAGGTCAAAGTTGAACCTCATATAAAGATTAAAGATGAACCGGACATCACCAGTACATCAGACACAATCTTTCAAGAGCATAGTTGCCCTGTTCACTTAAATTTGGTTTCAGAACCAGATATGGTTACTGGTTATCATGAAAAACCTGGTCTGTCCTATTCAGTAGATGCAAATTTTGCAGCTCAAAGTTTCCCATACCTATTAGATCTGGTTAAAAAACCACATGTAGTTATTAAGGTTAAAGATGAACCAGATTTAGTGATGAAAGATAAACCAGACTTAGTGAGTAAAGATAAACCAGAATTAGTGATTAAAGATGAACCAGACTTAGTGATTAAAGATGAACCAGATATGATTTTTTCATCAGATGCAAATTTTGAAGCACCTTCCAGTAGTGACCCTGTCAAAGTAGAACCAATTCAAGAACCTGAGATTAAGGATAAACCAGACAGAACCGGTTCTTCAGGTAATACAAATTTTGTAGCACAGAACTACCCAGTCCTAACAGAACCAGTTCAGATGCCAGACTCAGCCAGTCAAGCTCTGGAAAAACCAACACAGAGCGTAATTTTGAAAATGGGCCCTCAACATTTTGGCGCAGGAAAGGAGAAAATTGTATTAGGACCA GGAGACTTTGGGCCTACTGAAACCAAAGAATCGAGGTTAATGAGAGAGAAGAAAAGAATGGAAGAAATTGGATCCTGTTTTTACAAATGTGGAATTTGTAATGAAGAGTTCAGCAATGCCATGGAATTGCAGATTCATGTTCAATTGCACAATGGCTATGAGAATGAATTGATTATCTGCAACTATTGTGATAAAGTATTCACTGGAAAGACAGGAACTTTCTCGCATCTTAGGCATGTGCATGGGATTGCTTTGGACTATGCAAAGAGCACTAAATCGGAACTATTACTGCCATGGGTTCAGACTAACAGAGAAAGTTTCTCAACTTTAAGTGTTCATCGAGTTAAAAAACTTGATTGTAGTGTCTGTGGTACCAAATTCACATCACTTGAAATATATAAGCTGGATGAAACTGTGTCCAATGAAACCTCAGAGGAGAAGGAGAAAACTCATAAAGAACATTTGTGTGGGAAGTGCCAGAAAGATCATTTCCAAAACTTGAATACAAGAAGAAGGGATGGCAAGAAACAATATGAGTGCGCTCAATGTAGAAGGTTCTTCTTCAAGCCGCTGTATGAGGACCACGTCAGAAGTTTACATGGCCTGctgaaactttttaaatgtaatgtGTGTGGCATGAGGAGCGTTTCTCGCCCTTCCCTGTTAGCTCACAAAAGATCTCATAAAAAGAGAGGAACGTTAAATTGA